A single region of the Gossypium arboreum isolate Shixiya-1 chromosome 12, ASM2569848v2, whole genome shotgun sequence genome encodes:
- the LOC108477810 gene encoding la-related protein 6C-like, which yields MAQAQAEAEEKPEEPQEKFEAKGAMVTSVTTNTSCSSSSNGGGSNNGVSFKFNAHAQEFVPRSHTQIPISGYYYPCFHYLGGAAAAAGSSDWFLVGDQERAACLISNPNISIPHCSSKNVLTDDLRIKIIKQVEYQLSDMSLLANESLSKQISKDPEGYVPISFIASTKKIKSLVNANQLLAQALRSSTKLVVSADGKKVRRKHPFTEKDREEVQARTVIVENLPEDHSHQNLDKIFNVVGSVKNIRICHPQESNSSKSKTDFFNRNKLHALVEYDSPHIAEKAVEKLNDERNWRKGLRVRLLLGLTPKSVLKTRKSEFDGILDEDDSLLNETSDDSSQPNNTTESTENNSEDTATGSKKGRAKGRGKGRGRVQNNKHALSPQSSNASQCEASAKQISKGPRMPDGTKGFTMGRGKPLTSSVK from the exons ATGGCACAAGCACAAGCTGAAGCCGAGGAAAAACCTGAAGAACCCCAAGAAAAGTTTGAAGCCAAAGGTGCCATGGTAACATCTGTAACAACAAATACCAGCTGCAGCAGTAGTAGTAATGGTGGTGGTAGCAACAACGGTGTTTCTTTCAAATTCAATGCGCATGCACAGGAGTTCGTGCCCAGATCGCATACCCAAATCCCCATTTCGGGTTATTATTACCCTTGTTTCCACTACCTTGGTGGTGCTGCTGCTGCGGCTGGCTCCTCTGATTGGTTCTTAGTTGGTGATCAAGAACGTGCTGCTTGTTTGATCTCTAATCCTAATATCTCCATACCCCATTGTTCTTCCAAGAATGTGCTCACAGATGATCTCCGCATCAAGATCATCAAACAG GTGGAGTACCAGTTAAGTGACATGAGCCTTCTAGCAAATGAATCATTGTCAAAGCAAATAAGTAAAGATCCTGAAGGATATG TGCCCATATCTTTTATTGCTTCCACAAAGAAAATCAAGTCCCTCGTCAATGCCAACCAGTTGCTGGCTCAAGCACTTCGGTCCTCTACAAAGCTT GTTGTGAGTGCAGATGGTAAGAAGGTTAGACGTAAACACCCTTTCACTGAAAAGGACAGAGAGGAAGTGCAG GCTCGTACTGTTATTGTAGAGAATTTGCCTGAAGATCATTCTCATCAGAACCTGGACAAAATTTTTAATGTAGTAGGGAG TGTGAAGAATATCCGAATATGTCATCCCCAGGAATCCAATTCTTCCAAATCTAAAACCGATTTTTTTAACCGTAACAAG CTACATGCACTTGTGGAGTATGATTCACCTCACATCGCTGAGAAAGCG GTTGAGAAGTTAAATGATGAAAGGAATTGGAGAAAGGGTCTGAGAGTAAGGTTGCTGCTTGGACTCACG CCCAAATCTGTTCTGAAAACTAGAAAATCAGAATTCGATGGGATACTGGACGAGGATGATTCATTACTTAATGAAACCTCTGACGATTCTTCTCAGCCAAACAATACTACTGAATCAACTGAGAACAAT TCCGAGGATACTGCAACGGGATCCAAAAAAGGAAGGGCCAAAGGGCGAGGAAAAGGGCGTGGGCGTGTTCAAAACAACAAGCATGCATTATCTCCTCAATCTAGCAACGCATCCCAGTGTGAAGCATCTGCAAAACAGATTTCTAAGGGCCCCAGAATGCCAGATGGAACCAAGGGTTTCACCATGGGGCGAGGCAAGCCATTGACTTCCTCTGTGAAGTAA
- the LOC108476954 gene encoding transcription factor HHO6-like, translating into MGSVPPELSLDFRPTFVPKTISTFLKEVSLIGNVPDKVSKLDAFVKRLEEEMRKIDAFKRELPLCMLLLNDAIVALKEESVQCMSRNVEPVLEEFIPLKNKKENNQSEEDGALITNKKEKDSNNNNCNNNKDKKNWMSSVQLWNTDDDYSSISHKLDSKRKDGDSSQGCKNRGTATAFMPFKMNLGFAVRKEEKEEIPVHGLTLLTPGIKNLKEESCSTGSRTSCSRAVSSSAPNAQSTFRSVPQPLSHHQQQQQQQQQQTARKQRRCWSPELHRRFVNALQQLGGSQVATPKQIRELMQVDGLTNDEVKSHLQKYRLHTRRLPASTTSPANQSVVVLGSGLWMSQDQYGESSKGSSSQSGSPQGPLQLATNTGGTSNPGGDSMEDDEDAKSESYSWKSHIHKPGKDDV; encoded by the exons ATGGGTTCGGTTCCCCCAGAACTGAGCTTGGATTTTAGACCCACTTTTGTACCCAAAACGATCAGTACTTTTCTCAAGGAGGTTTCACTAATCGGCAACGTTCCTGACAAGGTTTCAAAACTCGATGCTTTTGTTAAAAGATTGGAAGAAGAAATGAGAAAGATCGATGCTTTTAAACGTGAACTTCCTCTTTGCATGCTCCTTCTCAACGATG CCATTGTAGCTTTAAAAGAGGAGTCAGTGCAATGTATGTCAAGAAATGTTGAACCAGTTTTAGAAGAGTTCATTCCATTGAAGAACAAGAAGGAGAATAATCAAAGTGAAGAAGATGGTGCCTTAATCaccaacaaaaaagaaaaagattctAACAACAACAACTGCAATAATAATAAGGACAAGAAAAACTGGATGAGTTCTGTTCAGCTTTGGAACACTGATGATGATTATAGTTCCATTAGTCACAAACTAGATTCTAAG AGAAAGGACGGAGATTCATCTCAAGGATGTAAAAACAGGGGAACAGCAACAGCCTTTATGCCATTCAAGATGAATTTGGGTTTTGCAGTGAGGAAAGAAGAGAAAGAGGAGATACCAGTTCATGGATTAACGCTTTTGACTCCTGGAATCAAGAATCTGAAAGAGGAATCATGTTCTACGGGGTCTAGGACAAGTTGTAGCAGAGCAGTTTCTTCTTCTGCCCCCAATGCTCAGTCCACTTTTCGCTCTGTACCACAGCCGCTGTCCCATCACCAGCAGCAgcagcaacaacaacaacaacagacTGCTAGGAAGCAAAGGAGGTGCTGGTCACCTGAGTTGCATCGCCGGTTTGTCAATGCCTTGCAGCAATTAGGAGGCTCTCAAG TGGCCACTCCAAAGCAGATTAGAGAACTTATGCAAGTAGATGGCTTGACCAATGATGAAGTTAAGAGTCATTTGCAG AAATACCGACTTCACACGAGAAGACTTCCAGCTTCCACAACCAGTCCCGCGAATCAATCAGTTGTTGTTTTGGGGAGTGGTTTGTGGATGTCCCAGGATCAGTACGGAGAATCCTCGAAGGGGAGCAGTTCCCAGTCTGGCTCTCCTCAAGGACCTCTCCAGCTAGCCACAAACACCGGGGGGACCTCCAATCCGGGAGGTGACAGCATGGAAGATGATGAAGATGCAAAATCTGAAAGCTATAGCTGGAAAAGCCATATTCACAAACCTGGGAAAGATGATGTATAG